In the candidate division KSB1 bacterium genome, one interval contains:
- a CDS encoding N-acetylneuraminate synthase family protein, translated as MNHVVKIGKQEIGYAQPIYIVAEIGLNHNADISIAKKLIIAAKDAGCNAVKFQKRTPEKCVPPEQRDIMRDTPWGLMTYMEYRNRLEFSKKEYQEIDLACREQGIIWFASVWDEESIDFLEAFNTPCYKIPSAALTDHNLLSYARSTGRPIILSSGMSTMEQIRAAIRVLGEKNLLLTHCTSTYPCNPEELNLRMIHTLQGEFNVPVGYSGHEVGLQTTYAAAALGACFIERHLTLDRAMWGSDHSASVEPWGFRRLVRDIRVIEQAIGDGVKRVYESEKPIQKKLRRIP; from the coding sequence GTGAATCACGTTGTTAAAATCGGTAAACAAGAAATTGGCTATGCTCAACCTATCTACATTGTTGCTGAAATTGGTTTAAATCATAACGCAGATATCAGCATAGCCAAAAAACTTATCATCGCAGCGAAGGATGCTGGCTGCAATGCTGTTAAATTTCAAAAACGCACACCAGAAAAATGCGTTCCCCCTGAACAACGAGATATTATGCGAGATACTCCATGGGGTTTGATGACTTATATGGAATACCGAAATCGTCTCGAGTTCAGTAAAAAAGAGTACCAAGAAATTGATCTCGCTTGCCGTGAACAAGGAATCATTTGGTTTGCATCGGTGTGGGACGAAGAATCGATTGATTTTTTGGAAGCGTTCAATACGCCATGTTATAAAATACCTTCTGCGGCTCTAACGGATCACAATTTGTTGAGTTACGCTCGCTCGACTGGACGACCGATTATTCTTTCCTCTGGTATGTCAACAATGGAACAAATCCGAGCCGCTATCCGTGTTTTAGGAGAAAAAAACTTGCTTTTGACTCATTGCACCAGCACCTATCCATGTAATCCGGAAGAATTGAACCTACGTATGATTCATACTCTTCAAGGAGAGTTTAATGTGCCTGTTGGCTATTCTGGACATGAAGTTGGCCTGCAAACTACATATGCAGCCGCTGCTTTAGGGGCTTGTTTTATAGAGCGTCATCTTACCCTCGATCGAGCCATGTGGGGCAGTGACCACTCGGCTTCAGTAGAACCGTGGGGATTTAGGCGCTTGGTGCGAGACATTCGAGTAATCGAACAAGCAATTGGTGATGGTGTAAAAAGAGTTTATGAAAGTGAAAAACCTATCCAAAAAAAACTTAGACGTATCCCGTAA
- a CDS encoding HAD family hydrolase — translation MQGSIEKYLKIKLFLTDVDGVLTDAGMYYTETGDELKKFCTLDGGGLMLLKQVGIQTGFLTSEDTRIVQRRAQKLQVEFVIQGVKNKLKSFIQLIEKLGLTPQEAAYIGDDINDLKILEQVGVSATVPGNCLPEGFTCDYVTRRVGGSGAVRDFAEWLLRQRGEYEKALSSYLI, via the coding sequence ATGCAGGGTTCAATTGAAAAATATCTGAAAATAAAACTTTTTCTAACTGATGTTGATGGTGTGTTAACCGATGCTGGCATGTATTATACGGAAACTGGTGATGAGTTAAAGAAGTTCTGCACGCTTGATGGCGGTGGTTTAATGTTGCTTAAGCAAGTTGGGATTCAAACAGGTTTTCTGACGTCTGAAGATACCCGGATTGTGCAGCGGCGTGCACAGAAGTTGCAAGTGGAGTTTGTTATTCAAGGTGTAAAAAATAAGCTCAAAAGTTTTATTCAACTGATTGAGAAATTAGGTTTGACTCCGCAGGAAGCAGCTTATATTGGAGATGATATTAATGATCTGAAGATTCTTGAACAAGTGGGCGTGTCCGCAACTGTGCCTGGTAACTGCCTCCCTGAAGGTTTTACCTGTGATTATGTTACCCGGCGCGTAGGTGGAAGTGGTGCGGTGCGAGATTTTGCGGAATGGCTCCTACGGCAGCGAGGCGAATATGAAAAAGCTCTCTCTTCTTATCTTATCTAA